A window from Schistosoma haematobium chromosome 1, whole genome shotgun sequence encodes these proteins:
- a CDS encoding hypothetical protein (EggNog:ENOG410V4ZF~COG:O) — translation MFALTSSCFRSKHKNWMELEKKAQDRVGWRMLVGGLCSIRSNRRKPSDATLDFWRGLLLYNAIGLRLLHYVIGAVTCRGTSVNQVNSVCGRCSHEEVHK, via the exons ATGTTTGCATTAACCTCATCATGTTTTCGTTCTAAacacaagaattggatggaactagaaaagaaggcccaggacagagtgggttggagaatgttggtcggcggcctatgctccattaggagtaacaggcgtaa gcCTTCCGACGCAACGTTGGACTTTTGGCGCGGATTACTATTGTATAATGCTATTGGACTCCGTCTTCTTCATTACGTCATCGGTGCAGTCACTTGCAGAGGAACATCtgtcaatcaagtgaactcagtttGTGGTCGTTGTTCTCACGAGGAAGTgcacaagtaa